One Vibrio quintilis DNA segment encodes these proteins:
- a CDS encoding SDR family oxidoreductase: MKKTVLVTGGGRGIGAATSRQLAAEGYAVCVNYRSDKISAEAVVADIQAAGGTAFACQGDVSDESDVMALFDAAEQVLGPVTHLVNNAGILFEQTPLVRMSVARFNQVMITNVTSCFLCCREFIRRAQQPGAIVNVSSAASRTGAPFEYVDYAASKGAMDSLTKGLSLEVAAQKIRVNTVRPGFINTEMHTDGGEPDRVARLSPQIPLQRGGEPEEVAEAIAWLLSEKASYVTGSFIDLAGGK; this comes from the coding sequence ATGAAAAAAACAGTACTTGTGACCGGTGGCGGCAGAGGGATAGGGGCGGCCACATCCCGGCAGCTCGCTGCTGAAGGTTATGCCGTTTGTGTCAATTATCGTTCAGATAAAATCAGTGCAGAAGCGGTGGTGGCAGATATTCAGGCGGCGGGTGGTACAGCCTTTGCCTGTCAGGGGGATGTCTCTGATGAAAGTGATGTGATGGCGTTATTTGATGCTGCAGAGCAGGTGTTGGGGCCGGTGACACATCTGGTCAATAATGCCGGTATCCTGTTCGAACAAACGCCGTTGGTCAGGATGAGTGTGGCACGTTTCAATCAGGTGATGATCACCAATGTGACCAGCTGCTTTTTGTGCTGCCGGGAGTTCATCCGGAGGGCGCAGCAGCCCGGCGCGATCGTCAATGTTTCCTCAGCCGCGTCAAGAACCGGTGCACCATTTGAATATGTCGATTATGCAGCCTCAAAAGGTGCGATGGATTCACTGACAAAAGGATTGTCACTGGAAGTGGCTGCGCAGAAAATCCGGGTGAATACTGTCCGGCCGGGATTTATTAACACAGAGATGCATACAGATGGCGGAGAGCCGGACCGGGTGGCACGTTTATCTCCGCAAATTCCGTTACAGCGGGGTGGTGAGCCGGAGGAAGTGGCCGAAGCGATTGCATGGTTGTTATCTGAAAAAGCTTCCTATGTCACCGGGTCATTTATTGATTTAGCCGGAGGAAAATAA
- a CDS encoding sensor domain-containing diguanylate cyclase, translated as MSPTFLKSYRKYISYFLLFGLVIAVVSSFASYFYFYNFSEKLIEQRIKFQFERAESASRFFIEDTKRKISSLSESQVAEEYATSPINKNLLKLEDAMLNIVRSSSNIYQFRYLDAYGDEIVKIEKINRLGGEISIQNTNIRDLQNKYKRYYFQKTKGLHHGDYYISHLDLNSENGKIEIPYKATLRVSTPVFNTNNNEFKGIVIANMDATYMLSILTKSSELDLYLADKEGFILSASDPDLNWSRYTGSGYTIRSELGQKQDQIRSNDHSSIQIFDMSGIFNNGEGLTLIAKPSEKLYNILTRDAIESSLFTLLIVVLVAIPLGAFISYTPSKNAFELQRITKTNQLYANIIDQHVPIIDTDLEGYITRCNDAICTLSGYKRRELIGKHSSIFQTDETQPKDFSDMWQELNDGRSWKGEFHNKMKSGQSFWVSSYIIPKYNDDGTKIGYISVSTDITDKKNLERYSEKDTLTGLYNRSKINRILDTEQQRTQRYSIPFCLLIIDIDHFKAINDNYGHLVGDEVLREVSNLFKFNIRQTDYVGRWGGEEFIVICPQTEIEEGIIVAEKLCQLVAKFNFSKVEQLTISIGVSAYEPNAKLSQALDSADQNLYVAKESGRNRVVSDIDKYKVLHFPNHEQT; from the coding sequence ATGTCACCGACATTCTTGAAAAGTTACAGAAAGTATATCTCTTACTTTCTGTTATTTGGTTTAGTCATTGCGGTGGTTTCCTCTTTTGCCAGTTATTTCTACTTCTATAATTTTTCTGAAAAATTAATTGAACAAAGAATTAAATTTCAGTTTGAACGTGCAGAAAGTGCCTCCCGGTTTTTTATTGAGGATACCAAAAGGAAGATCAGCTCTCTTTCCGAAAGTCAGGTCGCTGAAGAATACGCCACATCACCCATCAATAAAAACCTGCTGAAACTTGAAGATGCAATGCTTAATATCGTTCGTTCAAGTTCAAACATCTACCAGTTCCGGTATCTGGATGCTTACGGTGACGAAATAGTCAAAATCGAAAAAATCAATCGACTTGGTGGTGAAATCAGTATTCAGAACACCAATATCCGAGATCTGCAAAACAAATATAAGCGCTATTACTTTCAGAAAACCAAAGGGCTGCACCACGGCGATTATTATATTTCTCATTTAGATCTCAATAGTGAAAACGGAAAAATTGAGATTCCCTATAAGGCGACACTCCGGGTTTCAACACCGGTATTTAATACCAATAACAATGAGTTCAAAGGCATCGTAATTGCCAATATGGATGCGACCTATATGCTCAGTATCCTGACAAAGTCGAGTGAGCTTGATCTTTACCTGGCTGATAAAGAAGGGTTTATACTCAGTGCATCCGATCCGGACTTAAACTGGTCAAGGTATACCGGTTCCGGATACACAATTCGCAGCGAATTAGGCCAGAAACAGGATCAAATTCGTTCAAATGACCATTCAAGTATTCAGATATTTGATATGTCAGGCATCTTTAATAATGGTGAAGGACTGACACTGATCGCAAAACCTTCAGAAAAGCTGTATAACATATTAACCCGGGACGCGATTGAATCGAGCCTTTTCACCTTACTGATCGTCGTTCTGGTTGCCATTCCGTTAGGTGCTTTTATTTCTTATACCCCATCAAAAAATGCGTTTGAACTGCAACGCATTACCAAAACTAACCAATTGTATGCAAATATCATCGATCAACATGTGCCGATTATTGATACCGATCTGGAAGGCTATATTACCCGGTGTAATGATGCCATTTGCACCCTGAGCGGCTATAAAAGAAGAGAATTGATTGGCAAACATTCTTCCATCTTTCAGACTGATGAAACCCAGCCGAAAGATTTCTCTGATATGTGGCAAGAGCTGAACGACGGCCGGAGCTGGAAGGGAGAATTTCATAACAAAATGAAATCCGGGCAAAGTTTTTGGGTCAGCAGCTATATCATTCCCAAATATAATGATGACGGGACTAAAATTGGTTATATTTCCGTTTCAACCGACATCACGGATAAAAAGAACCTGGAACGATACTCAGAAAAAGATACCCTGACTGGTCTGTACAACCGCTCCAAAATCAACCGGATTCTGGATACGGAACAACAAAGGACACAAAGATACAGCATTCCTTTTTGCCTGCTCATTATCGATATCGATCACTTTAAAGCAATTAATGATAACTACGGTCACCTGGTTGGGGATGAAGTCTTAAGAGAAGTCTCCAACCTGTTCAAATTCAACATCCGGCAGACTGATTATGTAGGCAGATGGGGCGGAGAAGAGTTTATTGTCATCTGCCCGCAAACTGAAATTGAGGAAGGAATTATCGTGGCCGAAAAGCTCTGTCAGCTCGTAGCCAAATTTAATTTTAGCAAAGTGGAACAGCTCACCATCAGTATCGGTGTTTCTGCTTATGAACCCAATGCAAAACTATCACAAGCACTTGATTCAGCAGATCAAAACCTGTACGTAGCCAAAGAAAGTGGCCGAAACAGGGTCGTGAGTGATATTGATAAATATAAAGTGCTTCACTTCCCGAACCATGAACAAACATGA
- a CDS encoding glutathione S-transferase family protein, with protein MKLYGRITSFNVQKVLWLLEELGLCYEHIECGGRFGGLDTAAFARLNPMQKVPVLIDGDHVVWESHTILRYLAAEYGGETWYPACAYQRSLSERWMDWGHLTFQQAFMGTFWGYYRMPAEKRDMQAVNESLEQCVNSLNILDKALAEQAFIAGKTITLGDICTGAVLYRLTSQGLDVPLPENVTRWYEQLKQRPGYQRWVMSDFTELKGREDF; from the coding sequence ATGAAGTTATACGGCAGAATAACATCGTTTAATGTACAGAAAGTATTATGGCTTCTGGAAGAGCTTGGGCTTTGTTATGAACATATTGAATGTGGTGGCCGCTTCGGCGGATTAGACACAGCAGCGTTTGCCAGGCTGAACCCGATGCAGAAAGTGCCTGTCCTGATTGACGGCGATCATGTGGTGTGGGAATCCCACACGATACTGAGATATCTGGCGGCTGAATACGGTGGTGAAACATGGTATCCGGCGTGTGCTTATCAGCGTTCTCTTTCTGAACGCTGGATGGACTGGGGACATCTGACATTTCAGCAGGCCTTTATGGGAACGTTCTGGGGATATTACCGGATGCCGGCAGAAAAAAGGGATATGCAGGCGGTCAATGAATCGCTGGAACAATGTGTTAATAGTTTAAATATTCTGGACAAAGCCCTGGCGGAGCAGGCATTCATCGCCGGTAAGACGATCACTCTGGGGGATATCTGCACCGGCGCGGTACTTTACCGGCTGACTTCGCAAGGGCTGGATGTGCCTTTACCGGAGAATGTGACACGCTGGTATGAACAGCTGAAACAGCGTCCGGGGTATCAGCGGTGGGTGATGAGTGATTTTACTGAGCTGAAAGGCAGAGAAGATTTTTAG
- a CDS encoding GNAT family N-acetyltransferase: MEVSFLADYPQYIDQIAHWYFDEWGYLVPEITVDEVKENVSGKAQSRHDIPLIFVIHQHGKPAGVVELKYRENANHPDYEHWIGGVYVSPAFRGTGVARILVETAKKHAVTLGLTKLYLQCKDDYIGLYSKYGFQALHKTKYGVISTMVMKWDVCEEETSDDAS, from the coding sequence GGATTATCCGCAATATATTGACCAAATTGCTCACTGGTATTTTGACGAGTGGGGATATTTAGTTCCTGAAATTACGGTTGATGAAGTAAAAGAGAATGTCTCAGGAAAAGCGCAAAGCAGGCATGATATTCCGCTGATATTTGTGATTCATCAGCATGGAAAACCCGCAGGTGTGGTTGAGCTGAAATACCGTGAGAATGCGAATCATCCTGACTATGAACACTGGATCGGCGGTGTTTATGTTTCACCTGCATTCAGGGGGACAGGCGTTGCCCGGATTCTGGTGGAAACCGCCAAAAAGCATGCAGTTACCCTGGGGCTGACAAAACTTTATCTCCAGTGTAAAGATGATTATATCGGACTCTACAGTAAATATGGCTTTCAGGCGCTGCACAAGACAAAATATGGTGTGATATCCACGATGGTGATGAAGTGGGATGTATGTGAAGAAGAAACATCGGATGATGCCTCCTGA